One window of the Pempheris klunzingeri isolate RE-2024b chromosome 10, fPemKlu1.hap1, whole genome shotgun sequence genome contains the following:
- the LOC139208330 gene encoding RNA-binding motif, single-stranded-interacting protein 1 isoform X1, protein MIFANTGNPLRTPYRKQPPVAPSLYSMAPPSPSTNSSTNNSSSSSTAGWDQLSKTNLYIRGLSPSTTDHDLVKLCQPYGKIVSTKAILDKTTNKCKGYGFVDFDSPAAAQKAVAALKTTGVQAQMAKQQEQDPTNLYISNLPLSMDEQELENMLKHFGQVISTRILRDSNGGSRGVGFARMESTEKCDAVISHFNGKFIKTPAGVPAPPEPLLCKFADGGQKKRQSQNKFAQNGRGWARDGDSRLAGMTLTYDPSAAAMQNGFFPPAYSISNRMIAQTSMSPYMSPVSTYQVQNPSWMPHQTYIMQHPGTVISPSMDPSMSLQPTSLMAPLTQQMSHLSLGSAGTFMAPNTAIQGAYIPQYAHMQTPAVPVEENGAQSQVDSSGNHSPYSYQQTK, encoded by the exons ATGATTTTTGCTAATACTGGAAACCCACTAAGGACTCCGTATCGCAAACAG cCACCTGTGGCCCCATCGTTGTACTCCATGGCTCCACCCAGCCCAAgcaccaacagcagcaccaacaacagcagcagcagtagtactgcagGCTGGGACCAACTCAGCAAAACAAACCTCTACATCCGAGGCCTGTCCCCTTCAACCACAGACCATGACCTGGTCAAGCTCTGTCAGCC GTATGGCAAAATTGTATCAACAAAGGCTATCCTGGACAAGACTACAAACAAatgtaaag GATATGGCTTTGTGGACTTTGACAGTCCCGCTGCAGCTCAGAAAGCTGTGGCTGCCCTGAAGACCACTGGTGTCCAGGCTCAGATGGCAAAG CAACAAGAACAAGACCCGACAAACTTGTACATCTCCAACTTGCCTTTGTCTATGGAtgagcaggagctggagaacaTGTTGAAGCACTTTGGCCAGGTCATATCCACGCGCATCTTGAGGGACtccaatggaggcagcagaggagtggGCTTTGCAAG GATGGAGTCAACTGAAAAATGTGATGCAGTCATTTCTCACTTCAATGGAAAATTTATTAAAACACCTGCAGGTGTCCCAG CACCACCTGAACCCTTGCTGTGCAAGTTTGCTGATGGTgggcagaaaaagagacagagtcAGAATAAATTTGCCCAGAACGGCCGGGGTTGGGCGAGGGACGGTGACTCCAGACTG GCTGGAATGACACTCACATATGACCCCAGTGCAGCTGCTATGCAAAACGG ATTTTTCCCACCGGCATACAGTATTTCAAACAGGATGATTGCTCAAACTTCCATGTCCCCATACATGTCTCCGGTTTCAACATACCAG GTGCAGAACCCATCCTGGATGCCTCATCAAACCTACATTATGCAGCACCCA GGTACAGTGATATCGCCCTCTATGGACCCGTCTATGTCACTACAGCCCACTTCCCTGATGGCCCCGCTCACACAGCAGATGAGTCACCTCTCTCTGGGCAGTGCAGGAACG TTCATGGCTCCCAACACAGCTATTCAAGGAGCATATATCCCACagtatgcacacatgcagacaccaGCTGTTCCTGTAGAG GAAAATGGTGCACAGTCACAAGTGGACTCATCCGGCAATCATTCCCCATATTCCTACCAACAAACCAAGTAG
- the LOC139208330 gene encoding RNA-binding motif, single-stranded-interacting protein 1 isoform X2 gives MIFANTGNPLRTPYRKQPPVAPSLYSMAPPSPSTNSSTNNSSSSSTAGWDQLSKTNLYIRGLSPSTTDHDLVKLCQPYGKIVSTKAILDKTTNKCKGYGFVDFDSPAAAQKAVAALKTTGVQAQMAKELENMLKHFGQVISTRILRDSNGGSRGVGFARMESTEKCDAVISHFNGKFIKTPAGVPAPPEPLLCKFADGGQKKRQSQNKFAQNGRGWARDGDSRLAGMTLTYDPSAAAMQNGFFPPAYSISNRMIAQTSMSPYMSPVSTYQVQNPSWMPHQTYIMQHPGTVISPSMDPSMSLQPTSLMAPLTQQMSHLSLGSAGTFMAPNTAIQGAYIPQYAHMQTPAVPVEENGAQSQVDSSGNHSPYSYQQTK, from the exons ATGATTTTTGCTAATACTGGAAACCCACTAAGGACTCCGTATCGCAAACAG cCACCTGTGGCCCCATCGTTGTACTCCATGGCTCCACCCAGCCCAAgcaccaacagcagcaccaacaacagcagcagcagtagtactgcagGCTGGGACCAACTCAGCAAAACAAACCTCTACATCCGAGGCCTGTCCCCTTCAACCACAGACCATGACCTGGTCAAGCTCTGTCAGCC GTATGGCAAAATTGTATCAACAAAGGCTATCCTGGACAAGACTACAAACAAatgtaaag GATATGGCTTTGTGGACTTTGACAGTCCCGCTGCAGCTCAGAAAGCTGTGGCTGCCCTGAAGACCACTGGTGTCCAGGCTCAGATGGCAAAG gagctggagaacaTGTTGAAGCACTTTGGCCAGGTCATATCCACGCGCATCTTGAGGGACtccaatggaggcagcagaggagtggGCTTTGCAAG GATGGAGTCAACTGAAAAATGTGATGCAGTCATTTCTCACTTCAATGGAAAATTTATTAAAACACCTGCAGGTGTCCCAG CACCACCTGAACCCTTGCTGTGCAAGTTTGCTGATGGTgggcagaaaaagagacagagtcAGAATAAATTTGCCCAGAACGGCCGGGGTTGGGCGAGGGACGGTGACTCCAGACTG GCTGGAATGACACTCACATATGACCCCAGTGCAGCTGCTATGCAAAACGG ATTTTTCCCACCGGCATACAGTATTTCAAACAGGATGATTGCTCAAACTTCCATGTCCCCATACATGTCTCCGGTTTCAACATACCAG GTGCAGAACCCATCCTGGATGCCTCATCAAACCTACATTATGCAGCACCCA GGTACAGTGATATCGCCCTCTATGGACCCGTCTATGTCACTACAGCCCACTTCCCTGATGGCCCCGCTCACACAGCAGATGAGTCACCTCTCTCTGGGCAGTGCAGGAACG TTCATGGCTCCCAACACAGCTATTCAAGGAGCATATATCCCACagtatgcacacatgcagacaccaGCTGTTCCTGTAGAG GAAAATGGTGCACAGTCACAAGTGGACTCATCCGGCAATCATTCCCCATATTCCTACCAACAAACCAAGTAG
- the tank gene encoding TRAF family member-associated NF-kappa-B activator has protein sequence MERNIGDQLNKAFEAYRQVSIEKDNAKKELQQMTEYYERYTQKLQKQIEDQQQLISKLEAKLSATRQPSGEMKCEPCNHLLDGAGAYRKIPYLENMGTVGVAPNMPANSSVDYQDMLDAFEAIQGKFRQIRSLTRRQKDHLKRFHGGNDTSNDQRFSMPIQCTDRTEEAERPFSSALRSAVDIPLPPTSLASRGTSPEDRDLLDSLTKLSVKFPPPADSEYDFLNSAPERHIGLTVPMKQPFSNVPSTQTEEEPVELPMTFVYPTSPSHSTSSSLSQESVRGPQQPLWSPELCDAVDVGTELATPQSSSPDKCAFCHAVVPQDRMNSHLYLHFSPKNEADN, from the exons ATGGAGAGGAACATTGGAGACCAGCTCAACAAAGCTTTTGAAGCTTATCGCCAGGTCTCCATTGAAAAGGACAATGCCAAAAAGGAGCTGCAGCAAATG ACTGAATATTATGAGCGATACACTCAAAAACTTCAAAAGCAGATAGAGGACCAGCAGCAGTTGATTTCAAAACTTGAAGCTAAGTTATCAGCAACAAGGCAACCATCAG GAGAGATGAAATGTGAGCCTTGTAACCATCTCCTTGATGGGGCCGGCGCTTATAGGAAAATACCGTACCTG GAGAATATGGGCACTGTTGGTGTTGCTCCTAATATGCCAGCCAACAGCAGCGTTGACTA TCAGGACATGCTGGATGCATTTGAAGCAATTCAAGGGAAATTCCGGCAGATTCGATCTCTAACCAGAAGACAAAAAGATCACCTAAAAAGATTCCATGGAGGAAACGATACATCAAACG ATCAGCGGTTCTCCATGCCCATCCAGTGCACAGACCGTacagaagaggcagagagacccTTTTCCTCAGCGCTAAGGTCAGCAGTGGATATCCCACTCCCGCCTACGTCTCTGGCGTCCCGCGGCACCAGTCCAGAGGACAGGGACTTACTAGACTCTCTCACCAAACTCAGTGTCAAATTTCCGCCCCCTGCGGACAGCGAATATGACTTCCTGAACAGTGCTCCAGAGAGACACATTGGTCTGACCGTGCCCATGAAGCAGCCTTTCAGTAATGTCCCCTCCacgcagacagaggaggagcccGTGGAACTGCCCATGACTTTTGTCTATCCTACATCCCCCTCCCACTCAACATCATCTTCGCTCTCCCAGGAGAGTGTGCGGGGACCCCAGCAG cctctctggaGCCCTGAGCTGTGTGATGCAGTTGACGTGGGGACAGAGCTGGCGACGCCTCAGAGCAGCAGCCCTGATAAATGTGCTTTCTGCCACGCTGTGGTTCCTCAGGACCGAATGAACAGCCACCTCTACTTGCATTTCTCTCCTAAGAATGAAGCCGACAATTGA